A single genomic interval of Prunus dulcis chromosome 5, ALMONDv2, whole genome shotgun sequence harbors:
- the LOC117628771 gene encoding ATP-dependent Clp protease proteolytic subunit-related protein 4, chloroplastic, with the protein MDVATTASSFALHTRMLASPTTRRGLSSSRTQTTSSPTLPRASLSTNFLSPFAGTSISSEFSGHKLRPSSLNPASFRGSKPKRGVVTMVIPFQRGSAWEQPPPDLASYLYKNRIVYLGMSLVPSVTELILAEFLYLQYEDETKPIYLYVNSTGTTKGGEKLGYETEAFAIYDVMRYVKPPIFTLCVGNAWGEAALLLAAGSKGNRSALPSSTIMMKQPIARFQGQATDIELARREVRNVKDELVKLFSKHLGKSTEQIEADIRRPKYFSPSEAVEYGIIDKVLYNERTTEDRGVVSDLKKAQLIP; encoded by the exons ATGGACGTCGCCACCACGGCTTCAAGCTTCGCGCTTCACACGCGCATGTTAGCATCGCCAACCACTCGCCGAGGCCTAAGCTCTAGCCGCACCCAAACGACGTCGTCCCCTACCCTTCCCAGAGCTTCCCTCTCCACCAATTTCCTCTCTCCCTTCGCCGGCACCAGCATCTCCTCCGAATTTTCCGGCCACAAGCTCCGCCCCTCGAGCCTCAACCCAGCGTCGTTCCGTGGCTCCAAGCCCAAACGCGGTGTCGTCACCATG GTTATTCCGTTTCAAAGAGGAAGTGCATGGGAGCAACCGCCTCCAGACCTGGCATCATATCTGTACAAAAATCGAATTGTGTACTTGGGCATGTCACTTGTTCCTTCAGTGACGGAGTTGATACTGGCGGAGTTTCTCTACCTTCAGTATGAAGATGAAACGAAGCCCATTTACTTGTACGTAAATTCCACTGGAACAACCAAG GGTGGTGAGAAGTTAGGTTACGAAACAGAGGCTTTTGCAATATATGATGTCATGAG GTATGTCAAACCACCTATATTTACTCTGTGTGTTGGTAACGCTTGGGGAGAAGCTGCCTTACTTTTGGCTGCTGGTTCGAAAGGAAACCGTTCTGCTTTACCCTCATCAACAATCATGATGAAGCAG CCAATTGCAAGGTTTCAAGGTCAAGCAACAGATATTGAACTTGCAAGAAGGGAAGTGAGGAATGTTAAAGATGAGTTG GTTAAGCTCTTTTCAAAGCATCTTGGAAAGTCAACTGAGCAAATTGAAGCAGACATTAGACGTCCGAAATATTTTAGTCCTAGTGAAGCAGTTGAATATGGCATCATAGACAAG GTACTGTACAATGAAAGGACTACCGAAGACAGAGGAGTTGTCTCAGACCTGAAAAAAGCACAACTTATTCCGTAG
- the LOC117628288 gene encoding expansin-like B1 codes for MEFSLKHKICFLCIMVLLPALCTSQDTFTSSRATYYGSPDCYGTPTGACGYGEYGRTVNDGQVAAVARLYRNGTGCGACYQVRCREPQHCSSDGVNAVVTDYGEGDRTDFIFSRRAYAKLASNPAAAERLFAYGVVEIEYRRIPCRFSGRANLAFKVHEQSKYPDYLAIVIQYVAGQNDIISVELWQEDCKQWRAMRRAYGAVFDTPNPPSGSLNLRFQVSGSAGVKFVQANQAIPGDWKAGVSYETDIQLN; via the exons ATGGAATTTTCCCTTAagcacaaaatttgttttctttgtatcATGGTGCTCTTGCCTGCACTGTGTACCTCTCAAGACACATTTACAAGCTCTAGAGCAACCTATTATGGTAGCCCAGATTGCTATGGGACCCCAA CTGGAGCTTGTGGCTATGGAGAATATGGAAGGACAGTCAACGACGGCCAAGTGGCCGCAGTTGCTAGGCTGTATCGGAATGGAACTGGCTGTGGTGCATGTTACCAG GTTAGGTGCAGAGAACCTCAACATTGCAGTAGTGATGGGGTGAATGCGGTGGTGACAGATTATGGGGAAGGAGACAGAACAGACTTCATCTTCAGCCGAAGAGCCTATGCAAAGTTGGCAAGTAACCCAGCTGCAGCTGAAAGGCTATTTGCTTATGGTGTGGTTGAAATTGAATACAGAAGGATCCCCTGCCGGTTCTCTGGTCGTGCCAACCTTGCGTTCAAAGTCCATGAACAGAGCAAATATCCTGACTACTTGGCTATAGTGATTCAATATGTagctggccaaaacgacatCATATCTGTTGAGTTGTGGCAG GAGGATTGCAAACAATGGAGGGCCATGCGCAGAGCATATGGAGCAGTTTTTGACACTCCAAACCCACCTAGTGGCTCCCTTAACTTGAGGTTCCAAGTGAGTGGCAGTGCAGGGGTGAAATTCGTGCAGGCAAACCAAGCCATCCCTGGAGATTGGAAAGCTGGGGTTTCCTATGAGACAGACATTCAGCTCAATTAA
- the LOC117628264 gene encoding CCR4-NOT transcription complex subunit 11, protein MKKRATLGFEESKAVFGLLRAEQRPLEEIVSDFNSFFSHGRQFIPCFSISILLQDKKMLSSTQRLIAFAILQQAYSSQKPSANPFISLLITFACDVEAEKYERALILQLLQLFGSDGSSGGKELLKQSAADYIKSFDPSVHAFPQHEQLQQQYADKVHPERYNSPLKDSSVRNVVADPDVPRGFDVNSSEFDLQPGANPKLSSGDRDETVLGLLSNLALEGLGPHWKRPIPPRLPVQDDELVWLNPVDNHELLWDDGMCVDTSRGAAVRDLIAKALKGPLAPAQQEQVLLELANDPKLVYHCGLTPRKLPELVENNPLIAVEVLTKLINSPEIAEYFTVLVNMDMSLHSMEVVNRLTTAVELPSEFIHMYITNCISSCENIKDKYMQNRLVRLVCVFLQSLIRNNIINVKDLFIEVQAFCIEFSRIREAAALFRLLKSLE, encoded by the exons atgaagaagagggCGACGCTGGGGTTCGAAGAATCGAAGGCCGTGTTTGGTCTGCTGAGAGCAGAGCAACGTCCACTCGAAGAGATCGTCTCAGACTTCAACTCCTTTTTCTCCCATGGCCGCCAATTCATTCCCTGCTTTTCTATCTCCATTCTTTTacag GATAAGAAGATGCTGAGTTCCACTCAACGTTTGATTGCGTTCGCTATTCTTCAGCAGGCGTATTCTTCCCAGAAACCTTCTGCAAATCCGTTCATTAGTTTACTAATAACT TTTGCATGTGATGTTGAAGCTGAAAAATATGAGAGGGCACTTATTCTTCAGCTATTACAGCTATTCGGCTCTGATGGCTCTAGTGGTGGCAAAGAG CTACTTAAACAGTCTGCTGCAGATTACATCAAAAGTTTTGACCCTTCAGTGCAT GCCTTCCCGCAACATGAACAGTTGCAGCAGCAGTATGCTGATAAAGTCCATCCTGAACGATATAATTCTCCACTAAAGGATAGTTCAGTTAGAAATGTGGTCGCAGATCCTGATGTTCCTCGCGGTTTTGATGTTAACTCATCAGA GTTTGATCTACAACCAGGAGCAAATCCTAAGCTTAGTTCTGGAGATAGAGACGAGACGGTGCTTGGTTTGCTGTCCAATTTAGCGCTTGAAGGGTTAGGTCCTCACTGGAAGAGGCCTATTCCACCAAGGCTCCCAGTACAGGATGATGAA CTAGTGTGGCTCAACCCTGTTGACAATCATGAACTTTTATGGGATGATGGTATGTGTGTTGATACTAGCAGAGGGGCAGCTGTCAGGGACTTGATTGCAAAAGCTTTGAAGGGACCACTTGCACCTGCACAACAAGAG CAAGTCTTGTTGGAGTTGGCAAATGACCCGAAACTTGTATATCACTGTGGGTTGACACCAAGAAAGCTACCG GAATTGGTGGAAAATAATCCCCTCATTGCAGTTGAAGTTCTCACCAAGTTGATAAATTCCCCTGAAATCGCAGA ATACTTTACAGTGCTTGTCAATATGGACATGAGTCTACACTCTATGGAAGTGGTGAACAGGCTTACAACAGCAGTTGAACTTCCTTCTGAGTTCATACACATGTACATAACAAATTGTATATCATCGTGTGAGAATATCAAG GACAAGTACATGCAGAACAGACTTGTGAGGCttgtttgtgtgtttctgCAGAGCCTTATCCGAAACAACATTATCAATG TTAAGGATCTTTTCATCGAAGTCCAAGCGTTTTGCATAGAGTTTTCACGGATTAGGGAAGCAGCGGCACTCTTTAGGCTCCTTAAGTCATTGGAATGA